The following are from one region of the Nymphaea colorata isolate Beijing-Zhang1983 chromosome 7, ASM883128v2, whole genome shotgun sequence genome:
- the LOC116257906 gene encoding zinc finger protein 6-like, translating into MAKTSVIQCQLPDQKKPLKLFGFQVCENEEQDGNPKKGSGLSEPAISRAGDCRKYECQYCFREFANSQALGGHQNAHKKERQQMKRAQMHAIRNPAASVYGFQPAPGSIIFTPHGSRPSLNYHTEVKSFPAPVIVPPAPRSASWIYPPQAPEFSGGPFMTFHSSAAASPSPSPSPSVTYNYPPTMFPASHGGFSLQLPYSPLQFFMSSSPTKFSCESGASGTGGLSSDQEAGLDLHLSLGPAAS; encoded by the coding sequence ATGGCAAAAACTTCTGTCATCCAATGTCAACTGCCTGACCAGAAGAAGCCATTAAAACTCTTCGGCTTTCAGGTCTGTGAAAATGAGGAGCAAGATGGAAATCCCAAGAAGGGCAGCGGTTTATCAGAGCCCGCGATCAGCCGGGCAGGAGACTGTCGGAAGTACGAGTGCCAGTACTGTTTCAGAGAATTCGCGAATTCTCAGGCACTGGGCGGCCACCAGAATGCTCACAAGAAGGAGAGGCAGCAAATGAAGAGAGCCCAGATGCATGCCATCCGCAACCCAGCTGCCAGCGTTTATGGCTTCCAACCAGCACCTGGTTCCATTATTTTCACGCCCCATGGTTCAAGGCCGTCGCTAAATTATCATACTGAAGTTAAGAGCTTTCCAGCTCCAGTTATTGTGCCGCCGGCACCGCGGTCGGCTTCTTGGATCTACCCTCCCCAGGCACCAGAATTTTCCGGTGGACCTTTCATGACATTTCACAGCTCGGCTGCGGCGTCACCGTCACCATCACCGTCACCGTCTGTGACATACAATTACCCGCCAACGATGTTTCCGGCCAGCCATGGCGGCTTCTCCTTACAGCTGCCTTATTCACCTTTACAGTTCTTTATGTCTTCTTCACCTACAAAATTTTCCTGTGAAAGTGGTGCCAGCGGTACTGGTGGCCTGTCCTCAGACCAAGAAGCTGGTCTAGATCTGCACCTGAGCCTTGGACCAGCTGCTTC